In Nocardia sp. BMG111209, a genomic segment contains:
- a CDS encoding SIS domain-containing protein translates to MSTSTDRDTSPHLAAEVATQPDDWARAATIAADHRDLLPSPGERVAVIGCGTSLFMSRAIAARREAAGLGPTDAWPAGEVRRHDYDRYLVICRSGTTTEVIRALRELPAGVPRTVICSSPGTPVLELADPILIDEVDERSVVQTRFATTTLAILRRHFGEDLTPAIEQARAVLAEDPAVALAGVRHAEQISFVGMGFAAALAEEAGLKLRESCRAWTEGYLATEYRHGPISIAGPGRAVWALGPVIPGLADDIAATGAHFEHRDIDPMAELVRVHRLCLLRAADLGLDPDRPRGLTRSVILG, encoded by the coding sequence GTGTCGACCTCCACCGATCGCGATACCAGCCCACATCTGGCCGCCGAGGTGGCCACCCAGCCCGACGATTGGGCGCGCGCCGCCACGATCGCCGCCGACCACCGGGACCTGCTGCCGTCTCCGGGTGAGCGAGTGGCCGTGATCGGTTGCGGCACTTCCCTGTTCATGTCCCGCGCGATCGCCGCCCGGCGCGAGGCCGCGGGCCTCGGCCCCACCGACGCCTGGCCCGCGGGCGAGGTGCGCCGCCACGACTACGACCGGTACCTGGTGATCTGCAGATCGGGCACCACCACCGAGGTGATCCGCGCGCTGCGCGAACTGCCCGCCGGGGTACCGCGCACCGTGATCTGTTCCAGCCCCGGCACTCCCGTGCTGGAGCTGGCCGACCCGATCCTGATCGACGAGGTCGACGAGCGGTCGGTGGTGCAGACCCGGTTCGCCACCACGACGCTGGCGATCCTGCGGCGGCACTTCGGCGAGGATCTGACCCCGGCGATCGAACAGGCCCGCGCGGTACTGGCCGAGGATCCGGCCGTAGCCCTGGCCGGTGTCCGGCACGCCGAGCAGATCAGCTTCGTCGGAATGGGTTTCGCCGCCGCACTGGCCGAGGAGGCCGGGCTCAAACTGCGCGAGTCCTGCCGTGCCTGGACCGAGGGCTACCTGGCCACCGAATATCGGCACGGCCCGATCAGCATCGCCGGTCCGGGCCGCGCGGTGTGGGCCCTGGGCCCGGTGATTCCCGGCCTGGCGGACGATATCGCCGCGACCGGAGCGCATTTCGAACATCGCGACATCGACCCGATGGCCGAGCTGGTCCGGGTGCACCGGCTGTGCCTGCTGCGCGCCGCCGATCTGGGCCTGGACCCGGATCGGCCACGCGGCCTGACCCGTTCGGTGATTCTCGGGTGA